A single window of Kitasatospora sp. HUAS MG31 DNA harbors:
- the sigM gene encoding RNA polymerase sigma factor SigM: MGAELSDTELLARHTAGDPEAFGLLVGRHRDRLWAVALRTLGDREEAADALQDALVSAFRAAAGFEGRSAVTTWLHRIVVNACIDRARRNSTRRARSLDEDPGQEAALLGALGSAEAADALVVRAELRREVTEALAALPVDQRAALVLVDMQGYSVAEAAELLGVPVGTVKSRCARGRARLLPLVRHLRTEGVSRETTSAPTTPTPDGRSASGGRPADPVSRETPRGNPGGPGSVTPPGVPAIPTTALEGDVTPR, encoded by the coding sequence ATGGGCGCGGAGCTCTCCGACACCGAGTTGCTCGCCCGGCACACCGCCGGTGACCCCGAGGCCTTCGGCCTCCTGGTCGGCCGGCACCGGGACCGCCTCTGGGCGGTGGCCCTGCGCACCCTGGGCGACCGCGAGGAGGCCGCCGACGCCCTGCAGGACGCCCTGGTCTCCGCCTTCCGTGCGGCGGCCGGCTTCGAGGGCCGCTCGGCCGTCACCACCTGGCTGCACCGCATCGTGGTGAACGCCTGCATCGACCGGGCCCGCCGCAACTCCACCCGCCGCGCCCGCTCCCTCGACGAGGACCCGGGCCAGGAGGCGGCCCTGCTCGGCGCCCTGGGCAGCGCCGAGGCCGCCGACGCCCTCGTGGTCCGCGCGGAGCTGCGCCGTGAGGTGACGGAGGCGCTGGCCGCCCTCCCGGTCGACCAGCGGGCCGCCCTGGTCCTGGTGGACATGCAGGGCTACTCGGTCGCCGAGGCCGCCGAGCTGCTCGGCGTTCCGGTCGGCACGGTCAAGAGCCGGTGCGCCCGGGGGCGGGCCCGGCTGCTGCCGCTGGTCCGGCACCTGCGGACGGAGGGTGTTTCACGTGAAACCACGTCCGCACCGACGACTCCGACACCGGACGGACGGTCGGCGTCCGGCGGTCGCCCGGCCGATCCGGTTTCACGTGAAACACCGCGCGGGAACCCGGGCGGCCCCGGGTCCGTCACACCACCGGGGGTCCCGGCGATCCCCACGACGGCCCTGGAAGGAGATGTGACCCCGCGATGA
- a CDS encoding zf-HC2 domain-containing protein has product MTPHSPSSPAPDGPDRHPEPDVLADLAEDLVDPAEAAELRRHLDGCPSCAEDYAALTDIGLLFDAIDPGPMPADLADRIDAALAAAAAGPEPDEAALGSDGPRRPHTPAPRPTADRPGTSSRPAGRNAPASPGGPGGPGRAGRRRRASFLLLGAAALTGLLTVGGLALRGSSSTAGDSTAAAGGSPNLTSASSAQPRPEYREDTLAAQVRQLLAGAASAPTTATGKGSQPALQPERDPGSTLPAVPAPQACVTEAVGRPGQTPVAGGPGRYGATDVTVLVYPASGTDGEAVEVYLVTPQCPGAKVLLHRTVPTP; this is encoded by the coding sequence ATGACGCCGCACTCCCCTTCCTCCCCCGCGCCCGACGGACCGGACCGCCATCCCGAGCCGGACGTGCTGGCCGACCTCGCCGAGGACCTGGTCGACCCGGCGGAGGCCGCCGAGCTCCGCCGCCACCTGGACGGCTGCCCGTCCTGCGCCGAGGACTACGCGGCGCTCACCGACATCGGCCTGCTGTTCGACGCGATCGACCCCGGCCCCATGCCCGCCGACCTCGCCGACCGGATCGACGCCGCACTGGCCGCCGCCGCGGCGGGGCCTGAGCCGGACGAGGCCGCCCTCGGCTCCGACGGCCCCCGCCGGCCCCACACCCCGGCTCCCCGCCCCACCGCGGACCGTCCGGGCACCTCGTCCCGTCCGGCCGGCCGGAATGCCCCCGCGTCACCGGGCGGGCCCGGTGGACCGGGCCGGGCGGGCCGACGGCGGCGGGCGTCCTTCCTGCTGCTCGGTGCCGCCGCCCTGACCGGACTACTCACCGTGGGCGGTCTCGCCCTGCGCGGGAGTTCATCGACCGCCGGCGACTCCACGGCCGCTGCGGGCGGCTCGCCGAACCTCACCTCCGCCTCCTCCGCCCAGCCACGGCCCGAGTACCGCGAGGACACCCTGGCCGCCCAGGTCCGGCAGCTGCTCGCCGGCGCCGCCTCCGCGCCCACCACGGCGACCGGCAAGGGCTCCCAGCCGGCGCTCCAGCCCGAGCGCGACCCCGGCAGCACGCTGCCCGCCGTGCCCGCGCCGCAGGCCTGCGTGACCGAGGCCGTCGGGCGGCCCGGCCAGACCCCGGTCGCCGGCGGCCCGGGCCGCTACGGCGCGACCGACGTCACCGTGCTGGTCTACCCAGCCTCCGGGACGGACGGCGAGGCCGTCGAGGTCTACCTGGTCACCCCGCAGTGCCCCGGGGCGAAGGTTCTGCTGCACCGGACCGTCCCCACCCCCTGA